Proteins from a single region of Orcinus orca chromosome 20, mOrcOrc1.1, whole genome shotgun sequence:
- the LOC105748930 gene encoding zinc finger protein 84-like: MAHGSSHSAACGIFPDRGTNPCPLHQQVDSQPLRHHGSPRMTFFLKGKKLYGCNKSAVNTCKLLMTMPWRTQAGKKPHECCDCKRAFPSKLKLITHQETHTGEKTYGCNQHQKVFITKSVLTYHQKTHHREGKSYGCNKCGKTFPWKSKQLTFHQRTHSGERPFRCRVCDKAFMVKTYLTVHQRTHTGEKQYECSDCEKAFSKKAQLLIHQRIHTGERPFGCSQCQKSFITKSALIYHQKTRHREGKSYGCNKCGKAFPWRSKLILHQRTHSGERPFRCRVCDKAFMVRTHLTVHQRTHTGEKPYECSDCEKAFSKKAQLLIHQRIHTGERPYGCSECPQAFIQKSDLSNHKKTHHAVGKSHECSECGKVLSSKSTLIIHQRSHTGEKPFKCSACDKAFTSKAHLIVHERIHTGERPYECLNCEKAFSTKAHLMIHQRIHTGERPYGCNECQQAFIQKSGLTNHLQNCHSGVKSYGCSECGKVLSCKSTLIIHQRTHTGEKPFKCSVCDKAFAAKSYLTVHQRIHTGERPYECCNCKKTFATLSTLIGHRRTHTGERPYRCNECQKAFFRKSALANHQQTQHRGKSSMQ; this comes from the exons atggctcacgggtccagccactccgcggcatgtgggatcttcccggaccggggcacgaacccgtgtcccctgcatcagcaggtggactctcaaccactgcgccaccatggaagcccaaggatgacattttttttaaaag GCAAGAAACTATATGGATGCAACAAAAGTGCAGTGAATACTTGTAAACTACTCATGACCATGCCTTGGAGAACTCAGGCAGGAAAGAAACCCCATGAATGCTGTGATTGTAAGAGAGCCTTTCCCAGTAAGTTAAAGCTAATCACTCATCAGGaaactcacacaggagagaaaacaTATGGATGCAATCAACATCAGAAAGTCTTCATTACAAAGTCAGTGCTCACCTATCATCAGAAGACCCATCACAGAGAAGGGAAATCCTATGGATGCAACAAATGTGGGAAAACTTTCCCTTGGAAGTCAAAACAACTCACTTTTCATCAGAGGACTCATTCAGGAGAGAGACCTTTCAGATGCAGAGTATGTGATAAAGCCTTCATGGTTAAGACATATCTCACTGTACATCAGAgaactcacacaggagagaaacaatATGAATGCTCAGATTGTGAGAAAGCCTTCTCAAAAAAGGCTCAGCTCCTGATTCATCAGCGAATTCACACAGGAGAGAGACCATTTGGATGTAGTCAATGTCAGAAATCCTTCATTACAAAGTCAGCACTAATCTATCATCAGAAAACCCGTCACAGAGAAGGGAAATCCTATGGATGCAACAAATGTGGGAAAGCTTTTCCTTGGAGGTCAAAACTCATTTTACATCAGAGGACTCATTCAGGAGAGAGACCTTTCAGATGCAGAGTATGTGATAAAGCCTTCATGGTTAGGACACATCTCACTGTACATCAGAgaactcacacaggagagaaaccatatgaatgCTCAGATTGTGAGAAAGCCTTCTCAAAAAAGGCTCAGCTCCTGATTCATCAGCGAATTCACACAGGAGAGAGACCATATGGATGCAGTGAATGTCCACAAGCCTTCATCCAGAAGTCAGATCTCAGTAATCATAAGAAAACTCATCATGCAGTAGGGAAATCCCAtgaatgcagtgaatgtgggaaggtTTTGTCCTCTAAGTCAACTCTCATTATACATCAGAGAAGCCATACAGGTGAGAAACCCTTCAAATGCAGTGCATGTGATAAAGCCTTCACATCAAAGGCACATCTCATTGTACATGAGAGAATTCATACAGGAGAGAGACCGTATGAATGCTTAAATTGTGAGAAAGCCTTCTCCACTAAGGCACATCTCATGATTCATCAGCGAATTCACACAGGAGAGAGGCCTTATGGATGTAATGAATGTCAACAAGCTTTCATCCAGAAGTCAGGTCTCACTAACCATCTACAAAATTGTCATTCTGGGGTAAAGTCGTATggatgcagtgaatgtgggaaggtTCTGTCCTGTAAGTCAACTCTCATTATACATCAGAGAACCCATACAGGTGAGAAACCGTTCAAATGTAGTGTATGTGACAAAGCTTTCGCAGCTAAATCCTATCTTACtgtacatcagagaattcatacaggAGAGAGACCATATGAATGCTGCAATTGTAAGAAAACGTTTGCTACTTTGTCAACTCTCATTGGTCACCGGAGAACTCACACAGGAGAGAGACCCTATAGGTGCAATGAATGTCAGAAAGCCTTCTTTCGGAAATCAGCCCTGGCTAATCATCAGCAAACTCAGCATAGAGGAAAATCCTCTATGCAATGA